One Fusarium falciforme chromosome 1, complete sequence genomic window carries:
- a CDS encoding N-acetyltransferase domain-containing protein, giving the protein MPQATLRTERLELLPLAPSHGDYIYQLDSDPEVMRYIGYGKPLSASDSAIVHKLLLETASLGTGLGCWAGFAGDEFVGWWILAPSQSTSRRSSNSSTNSSETEEDEASTPQVDVKRVEFGLRLLPKFWGQGFAKEGSRAVVKHGLEELGADEVFGETMAVNAGSRAIMSKIGLKHVRTFHNQYDSPPPGIEEGEVEYSITRDEWAALDPSRK; this is encoded by the coding sequence ATGCCACAGGCAACTCTCCGCACCGAACGCCTCGAACTGTTGCCACTCGCGCCTAGCCACGGGGACTACATCTACCAGCTAGACTCGGACCCTGAAGTCATGCGATACATTGGCTACGGCAAGCCACTGAGCGCCAGTGACTCGGCCATTGTCCACAAGCTGCTCCTCGAGACTGCCTCCCTGGGCACAGGTCTGGGCTGCTGGGCCGGGTTCGCCGGTGATGAGTTTGTCGGCTGGTGGATTCTCGCCCCTAGCCAGAGCACCAGCCggcgcagcagcaacagtAGCACTAACAGCAGCGAGacggaagaggatgaggcctCGACTCCTCAAGTGGATGTCAAGAGGGTCGAGTTTGGCCTGCGGCTCCTACCCAAGTTCTGGGGCCAAGGGTTTGCCAAGGAGGGCTCCCGCGCCGTGGTCAAGCACGGTCTGGAAGAGCTAGGCGCCGATGAGGTTTTCGGCGAGACCATGGCTGTCAACGCTGGTTCGCGGGCCATCATGTCCAAGATCGGGCTGAAGCACGTTCGGACGTTCCACAACCAGTACGACAGCCCTCCGCCGGGGatcgaggagggagaggtgGAATACAGCATCACCAGGGACGAGTGGGCGGCGCTGGACCCAAGCCGGAAATGA